Proteins found in one Oligoflexia bacterium genomic segment:
- a CDS encoding CAP domain-containing protein: MRYNFFIYLFLVVLAFGYSANANESAETESASLKITAQCIDTIGSSFIDARQHVCMSTNTQRVRYGSRPLILDSTLSRAAQIFARDMATRKYFSHNSPEGRDLKWRLKTGQIVYMSAGENIAMGYKTSDEVIRGWMNSPGHRKNMLAPKFGRIGVGYSNNYWVQIFAN, encoded by the coding sequence TTGAGATACAACTTTTTCATTTATCTTTTTCTAGTAGTATTAGCTTTTGGATATTCAGCAAATGCTAACGAATCAGCAGAAACTGAATCTGCATCCCTTAAAATCACAGCCCAATGCATCGACACTATTGGTTCAAGTTTTATCGATGCTCGACAACATGTTTGTATGTCTACCAATACTCAAAGAGTACGCTACGGAAGTCGCCCGTTAATACTCGATTCCACACTGAGCCGGGCTGCCCAAATTTTTGCTCGTGATATGGCTACAAGAAAATACTTTAGCCACAATAGTCCTGAAGGTCGCGATTTAAAATGGCGCTTAAAGACAGGGCAAATTGTTTATATGAGCGCCGGTGAGAATATAGCCATGGGATATAAAACTTCAGATGAAGTAATTCGCGGTTGGATGAATTCACCCGGGCATCGCAAAAATATGCTAGCTCCGAAATTTGGACGCATCGGTGTGGGTTATTCAAATAATTATTGGGTTCAAATTTTTGCAAACTAA
- a CDS encoding PAS domain S-box protein, which yields MSFLTTDSTTIIILLSTLVGLLILRIIWMTLKQKSPAYQNIPSSTSVLHKDVNASTAYLELLRDVAITVNRENFSSAIEQTLALVCQFVGWPIGHVYLRSTVAAQTLISAQAWYLASPSEFAEFKQVSENLALDDDNGLPGLVMTKKKPVWVPDVRVYPKFVRKEIAKKLGIVSGFGFPIMMGDKIGGIIELYSKENKNLTPDFIDLMSQVGTMLGRVVERQISDDALKQSEKKFRSVSQSANDAIISCDTNGEVISWNHGAEVLFGYLESETIGQNLKFIMPERFRKMHQMGMDRMNSTGEKRIFKTVELMGLRKGAIEFPIELSLSDWLQGDKRFYSAIIRDITERKAAEDTIRNSEVRLRHLINAVHDTICTTDGKGIITSMSPGFETLTGWRPDEFIGKDFPQLIHPDDLPRVMALFQETVLNKKAVTFETRSKSKSGEYIPIESSAQALMEGDNVIGTISVVRDISQRRKTEEERKARELLERTNKELEQFAYISSHDLQEPLRMVGSYALLLENRYKDKLDNDGKEFIQYIVEGATRMHELIHDLLAFSRLASPEHEFLIIDVHETFDRAVKNLALLIDESKVQITADKFPKVKGNVPQLSQVFQNLISNAIKFRGSEPLKIDIKVTEKENKWEFAVKDNGIGFDPMHADRIFIVFKRLHSKEIYKGTGIGLATVKKIIERHGGQVWATSEPSRGSIFYFTLPKI from the coding sequence ATGAGCTTTTTAACAACAGATTCAACGACCATCATTATCCTCTTGAGTACCCTCGTAGGCTTACTTATTTTGCGTATTATCTGGATGACTCTAAAGCAAAAATCTCCTGCATATCAAAATATACCTTCATCAACTTCGGTTTTGCATAAAGATGTTAATGCAAGTACAGCCTACCTAGAACTCCTTCGTGATGTCGCAATCACCGTTAATAGAGAAAATTTCTCATCAGCTATTGAGCAGACCTTAGCCCTTGTTTGCCAATTTGTTGGGTGGCCCATTGGCCACGTATATCTCAGATCAACAGTTGCAGCCCAGACTTTGATTTCAGCACAAGCATGGTATCTTGCTTCACCTTCAGAATTTGCTGAATTTAAACAAGTTTCTGAAAATCTAGCTTTAGATGACGACAATGGTTTACCCGGGTTAGTCATGACTAAGAAAAAGCCTGTATGGGTACCTGATGTGCGTGTGTATCCCAAATTTGTCAGAAAAGAAATTGCCAAAAAACTTGGTATTGTCTCAGGTTTTGGATTCCCGATTATGATGGGCGATAAAATTGGGGGAATTATTGAGTTATATTCAAAAGAAAATAAAAATTTAACTCCAGATTTTATTGATCTCATGAGTCAGGTCGGTACAATGCTTGGTCGTGTTGTTGAGCGCCAAATCAGTGACGATGCATTAAAACAATCAGAGAAAAAGTTTCGATCTGTCAGTCAATCTGCAAATGATGCCATTATTTCTTGTGATACAAATGGAGAAGTTATTTCATGGAATCATGGTGCAGAAGTTCTTTTTGGTTATTTAGAAAGTGAAACTATTGGTCAAAATTTAAAATTCATTATGCCTGAAAGATTTCGCAAAATGCATCAGATGGGCATGGATCGCATGAATTCAACTGGTGAAAAACGAATTTTTAAAACAGTTGAATTAATGGGCTTAAGAAAAGGCGCCATTGAATTTCCTATAGAACTATCTCTCTCTGATTGGCTTCAAGGTGATAAAAGATTTTATTCGGCAATAATTCGCGATATTACTGAGCGAAAGGCTGCCGAAGATACAATTCGCAATTCAGAGGTACGTCTTAGGCATTTAATCAATGCGGTTCATGACACTATCTGCACAACAGATGGTAAAGGTATCATCACGAGCATGTCTCCAGGATTTGAAACACTTACTGGTTGGAGACCCGATGAATTTATCGGAAAAGATTTTCCTCAGCTTATACATCCAGACGATCTTCCCCGAGTGATGGCGTTGTTTCAAGAGACTGTATTAAATAAAAAAGCAGTAACCTTTGAAACACGCTCTAAATCAAAATCTGGAGAATACATTCCAATAGAATCATCAGCACAAGCCCTTATGGAGGGAGACAATGTTATTGGTACTATTAGTGTAGTTCGGGATATTTCTCAGAGAAGAAAAACAGAAGAAGAACGTAAGGCTCGAGAATTGTTAGAACGCACCAATAAAGAACTTGAGCAGTTTGCTTATATTTCATCTCATGATCTACAAGAACCACTACGTATGGTGGGAAGTTACGCGCTATTACTTGAGAACCGCTACAAAGATAAATTAGATAATGACGGTAAAGAGTTCATTCAATACATTGTTGAAGGTGCCACTCGAATGCATGAGCTCATACATGATTTATTGGCTTTTTCTCGCCTTGCATCACCTGAGCATGAATTTTTAATAATCGATGTTCATGAGACATTTGATCGAGCGGTGAAAAATTTGGCATTATTAATTGATGAATCTAAAGTGCAAATTACTGCTGATAAATTTCCAAAGGTTAAGGGAAATGTGCCTCAACTTTCGCAGGTTTTTCAAAATTTAATAAGTAATGCGATCAAGTTTCGAGGAAGTGAACCTCTAAAAATTGATATTAAAGTAACTGAGAAAGAAAATAAATGGGAATTTGCGGTAAAAGATAATGGGATTGGCTTTGACCCTATGCATGCCGATCGTATTTTCATAGTTTTTAAGCGCCTACACAGTAAAGAAATATATAAAGGTACAGGCATTGGTCTTGCGACAGTTAAAAAAATTATCGAACGACACGGTGGCCAGGTATGGGCGACATCTGAACCAAGCCGTGGTTCGATATTTTATTTTACACTTCCAAAAATTTAA
- a CDS encoding DUF309 domain-containing protein, with amino-acid sequence MSTFKVSDDIISAWQAGVIDFNRFGYWDAHKHWEHKWIELPQPQKDDVQAHIQVCGVLVHLKKNNLTSALKLSQSALLKLSSAHWSPQIKILGIQNFLTDFINSTDHDFSHWLSLAEKLKAKVVL; translated from the coding sequence GTGAGCACTTTTAAAGTTTCAGATGACATCATTAGCGCTTGGCAAGCTGGTGTAATTGATTTTAACCGTTTTGGTTATTGGGATGCTCATAAACATTGGGAGCACAAATGGATCGAGCTCCCTCAACCTCAAAAAGATGATGTTCAAGCTCATATTCAAGTTTGTGGGGTGCTCGTGCATCTTAAAAAAAATAATCTAACTTCGGCACTTAAATTGAGTCAATCAGCTCTATTGAAGTTATCTTCTGCTCATTGGTCACCACAAATTAAGATTTTAGGAATTCAGAATTTTTTGACAGACTTTATTAATTCAACAGATCATGATTTTTCTCATTGGTTAAGTTTGGCTGAAAAACTTAAAGCTAAGGTGGTTCTATGA